ACTATTTTGGCACTCACCTTGCTGTTCGGCGCTGTTAGGGTTTGCCGTGCCCCGATGGAAGCCAGAGTGGCAGCGAGTGCAATTCTGGCCTGCATCCGGTTCGGAATCCGATGCGATCCGCTCGCGAGGTTTTGAGTTGATTGACGCCTGGTGGTTAGATAAATGTTGCCACAAGGCTTGGTATATTTCTGGGGGCACTGCTGTTTTGAGCGCGTTCCCCAGACGATTTTTTTTCTGAGCTGCTTGCAAGCAACTCTGAGTCGGACAAAGATAGGCCGATCGACCTTCCCCCCGATCTAATTCTACCTGCCTGGATGGATAGACTCTGACAATGCGCCAGAAAGCTTGTTTGGGCGCTACCCGACGACAACTGATACAACGTCGATAATTGGGTTCCACACTCTATCTTCCTCGTCAAAGCATCCAAGAGAGTTTATTCATCTAAGTCAACATCTTCTTCGACTTCATCCAAATTGTATTTTTCGATGGTGTCGTCTTCCTCTCGCTCGCGCTCTAATTCTTCTGCCTGAGCGATAGCTTCTGCTATTTTTCGGTCTTCAGCTGCGGCATCGTACTTCGCTGCGTCTTTGATGTCTATTTTCCATCCGGTGAGGCGGGCGGCCAGACGCACATTTTGCCCTTCTTTGCCGATCGCTAGACTCAGCTGATCTTCAGTGACCAAAACATGAGCTTGACGAGCTTCTGGATTTACCAGTCGCACTTCTTCTACTCTAGCTGGACTGAGGGCATTAGCAATATATGTGGCGGGGTCTGGCGACCATCTGATGACGTCGATTTTTTCTCCCCGCAATTCGTTTACGACTACTTGAATGCGGGAGCCCCGCGCCCCAATACAAGCACCTACGGGATCTACATCTCGCTCTAAAGTATCGACAGCTATTTTAGTACGCGGGCCAAGAGAACGGGAGGGTGGGTTGGCTTCCCGTGCTACTGCAACGATGCGGACTACTTCATCTTCTATTTCTGGGACTTCAGTGCTGAAAAGTTCGACTACCAAACCGGCAGCTGCTCTGGAAACCAGTAGCTGTGGCCCGCGCTGCGGGCCTTCCCGCACTTTTTTAAGATAAACCTTAAAGGTGGCGTTGGCGCGATAGTTGTCGTTAGGTAGCTGTTCTCGCTTGGGCAATTCGGCTTCTACTTCTGGCTGATTAAAGCCACTGCTAACAGCCAGGATCGCTGATTGCCGCTCAAAGCGCAGCACCCGCGCCTGCATAACGTTGCCTTCTAAGTCTTGAAATTCCTCTTGAATCATTTTGCGCTGCTGGTCGCGCAGTTTTTGAGAAAGCACTTGCTTGGTTTGGATTGCCGCCATGCGACCGAACTCGCCTTGATCTGGCGTTACGTCTAAAACTACGGTGTCCCCCAGCTGGGCTTCTTCCACGACTGGCTGAACGTCTGAGAGGGCAATTTCGTGGTCGCTGCTGTTTACTTCTTCCACAATTGTTTTGGTAGCGAGAACCCGAAAGCCTTCCTCTTCGACGTTTAGTTCTACTTCTAAATTCTCGAAGTAGTCTTCGTCAAAATGCTTATTGATATTTTGGGTACGCCGATAACGCTCATAGCCTTTCAATAAAGCTTCTCTGAGGGCTGCTTGAACAGCGTGTCGGGGTAAATTGCGTTCCCGGCTGATGCTGTCGATCAGCTCTTTAAGTCCGGGTAAATTAACCATTGTCATGGGCGAAACCTCCTGTGATGAGAAATTGAAAATTAAAAATTAAAAATCCAAACGGGAATAGTTTTTGGATTTTTAATTTTTAATTTTTTGTTCGTCTAGTTGCACTCGCGAGACCGAGGTACGGGGAATTGCGATCGCTCGACCTTTTTGGTTGAGGTAAACTGCTGTATCGTCCCGCTTAATCAGTTGTCCTCGCCACTCGCTCTTGCCCTCGTAAGGCTCCGATGTGCTGACTAGCACCGTAAATCCCTTAAATGAAACAAACTCTCTATCTGTGGTCAGCTGCCGAGAAATGCCGGGACTGGAAATCTCTAGGATGTAGGCATCGGGAATAATATCTGTGGCATCTAAGGTTGCTTCCAATGCTCGACTCATACGTTCGCAATCATCCAAGCTTGTATCTTGCTGAGGATTGCGAATGTCCACACGCAGAATCGGTGGGTATTGGTTGGTTTGGAATACCGCTCCGACAACCTCTAACCCGATGGCTTCGGCAACGGGTACGGCCAAGTCAATTATTTGCGGTACAAGGGGATGAGTCATAGGATAACTCCAATAAAAAAAGTGGGACAAATACCCACTTCCTCTGAAAGGATATGAACTACTCGGCTCTCACAAGTTAGGTAAAATTCTCTGACCTAACAGGAGCTTCGAGTTTCTGACGCTTGAACGCACTGCACATTTGACACTCCCCGACTTAAAGCTACGGGGATTCTTGGGCTGAATACTGCCTCTACCAAACAAGTTAGCGTTGGACTTACACACTCATGTCTAACCTGAATCTAGTTTTACCTAGTCCACTTAAAGGTTACTCCCCAAGCGTAAATTCGGGTATGCCCTACCCTATGCAAATTTTCTTCTTTGTCTTTAGCTCTTTGTCCTTACCGTGTGGTTCTATTTTTGATTCCAGTCACGGAAAGGCATTTCTAACTTACGGAGTAGGACGTTTAACCTGTTTCCTCCGAAGTGTTAGCGCTCAGCGACCTAAGACTATCTTAATACAAGGCTGTACAAAGCCGTCCTAGAAGGACGGGTTTTTAAACCCAAATTTTCGATAAGCTTAGTTATAGAAGCGGATTCCTTCGCTATATCGCCTTAAGACCAGATAACGTCCAGGTGCGCTGGAGTCCGAGAGCGAGTCGTAGAAGCTTTTGCCTACGTAACGCTCTGAAGTAATAGCAATTACCTATCAGAAAATTGCTCCGCTCGGTCGTGCCTCCAGATAATTTATCTTTTGGTGTACCAGTCTTATTCTACTATAGTGTTGCTGCGCTCGAACTTAATACCAGGAATTTTTAGAACCCTTGAGGTTAACCGCTCTTGTTTGCTTAAGCCTCCTACCAAGCGAGTCGATCGTTGTTCCGATCTTTTTATCTATTATAGCTAAGTGGTATTTTTCCTGCTTTGGTTCGTAAATCTAAATGATTGAAATCCTTGAGAAGTTTCACTTTTTTTACCTTTGTAAGCAGTATAAATTCTGCTTAAGCTTTCTTCATTTGTGCAAATCTCTATCTAAGTAATTTAGACTATATTGAATGTTTTTTGTA
This region of Aerosakkonema funiforme FACHB-1375 genomic DNA includes:
- the rimP gene encoding ribosome maturation factor RimP, which codes for MTHPLVPQIIDLAVPVAEAIGLEVVGAVFQTNQYPPILRVDIRNPQQDTSLDDCERMSRALEATLDATDIIPDAYILEISSPGISRQLTTDREFVSFKGFTVLVSTSEPYEGKSEWRGQLIKRDDTAVYLNQKGRAIAIPRTSVSRVQLDEQKIKN
- the nusA gene encoding transcription termination factor NusA — translated: MTMVNLPGLKELIDSISRERNLPRHAVQAALREALLKGYERYRRTQNINKHFDEDYFENLEVELNVEEEGFRVLATKTIVEEVNSSDHEIALSDVQPVVEEAQLGDTVVLDVTPDQGEFGRMAAIQTKQVLSQKLRDQQRKMIQEEFQDLEGNVMQARVLRFERQSAILAVSSGFNQPEVEAELPKREQLPNDNYRANATFKVYLKKVREGPQRGPQLLVSRAAAGLVVELFSTEVPEIEDEVVRIVAVAREANPPSRSLGPRTKIAVDTLERDVDPVGACIGARGSRIQVVVNELRGEKIDVIRWSPDPATYIANALSPARVEEVRLVNPEARQAHVLVTEDQLSLAIGKEGQNVRLAARLTGWKIDIKDAAKYDAAAEDRKIAEAIAQAEELEREREEDDTIEKYNLDEVEEDVDLDE